From Elephas maximus indicus isolate mEleMax1 chromosome 1, mEleMax1 primary haplotype, whole genome shotgun sequence, a single genomic window includes:
- the LOC126084545 gene encoding LOW QUALITY PROTEIN: serine/threonine-protein phosphatase 2A regulatory subunit B'' subunit gamma-like (The sequence of the model RefSeq protein was modified relative to this genomic sequence to represent the inferred CDS: deleted 1 base in 1 codon; substituted 2 bases at 2 genomic stop codons), protein MDWKEVLRRRLATPNTRPTQKKTEQELKDEEMDLFTKYYSEWKGGRKKPNEFYKTIPRFYCRLPAEDEVLLQKLREESRAVFLQRKSRELLDNEELQNLWFLLDKHQTPPMIGEEAMINYENFLKVGEKAGPKCKQLFTAKVFAKLLHTDSYGRISIMQFFNYVIRKVWLHQTRIGLSLYDVAGQGYLRESDLENYILELIPTLPLLDGLEKSFYSFYVCTAVRKFFFFLDPLRTGKIKIQDILACSFLDDLLELRDEELSKESQETNWFSAPSALRVYSQYLNLDKDHNGMLSKEELSRYGTATMTNVFLDRVFQKCLTYDGEMDYKTYLDFVLALENXKEPAALQYIFKLLDIENKGYLNVFSLNYFFRAIQELMKIHGQDPVSFQDVKDEIFDMVKPKDPLKISLQDLINSNQGDTVTTILIDLNGFXTYENREALVANDSENSADLDDT, encoded by the exons ATGGACTGGAAAGAAGTTCTTCGCCGGCGGTTAGCGACACCTAACACCcgtcca acacaaaaaaaaactgagcaagaattaaaagatgaagaaatggatttATTTACCAAATACTACTCAGAATGGAAAGGAGGTAGAAAAAAACCAAATGAATTCTATAAGACGATTCCCCGGTTTTACTGCAGGCTGCCAGCTGAAGATGAAGTCTTACTACAGAAATTAAGAGAGGAATCCAGAGCTGTCTTTCTGCAAAGGAAGAGCAGAGAACTGTTAGATAACGAAGAATTACAGAACTTATGGTTCTTGCTGGACAAACACCAGACGCCACCTATGATTGGAGAGGAAGCAATGATCAATTATGAAAATTTTTTGAAAGTTGGTGAAAAAGCTGGACCAAAGTGCAAGCAGTTGTTCACAGCAAAAGTCTTTGCTAAACTCCTTCATACAGATTCCTATGGAAGAATTTCTATCATGCAGTTCTTTAATTATGTCATCAGAAAAGTTTGGCTTCACCAAACAAGAATAGGACTCAGCTTATATGATGTCGCTGGACAAGGGTACCTTCGGGAATCTGATTTAGAAAATTACATATTGGAACTTATCCCTACTTTGCCACTGTTAGATGGGCTGGAAAAATCCTTTTACTCCTTTTATGTCTGTACTGCAGTTAGgaagttcttcttctttttggaccCTCTAAGAACAGGGAAGATAAAAATTCAAGATATTTTAGCATGCAGCTTCCTAGATGATTTATTGGAGCTAAGGGATGAGGAACTGTCCAAGGAAAGTCAAGAAACAAATTGGTTTTCTGCTCCCTCTGCCCTGAGGGTTTACAGCCAATATTTGAATCTCGATAAGGATCACAATGGCATGCTCAGTAAAGAAGAACTCTCCCGCTATGGAACAGCAACTATGACGAATGTGTTCTTAGACCGTGTTTTCCAGAAGTGTCTCACTTACGATGGAGAAATGGACTATAAGACCTACCTAGACTTCGTTCTTGCattagaaaactgaaaagaaCCTGCAGCTCTGCAGTATATTTTCAAACTGCTTGATATTGAGAACAAAGGATATCTGAATGTCTTTTCCCTTAATTATTTCTTTAGGGCCATACAGGAACTAATGAAAATCCACGGACAAGATCCTGTTTCATTTCAAGACGTCAAGGATGAAATCTTTGACATGGTAAAACCAAAGGATCCTCTGAAAATCTCTCTTCAGGATTTAATCAACAGTAATCAGGGAGACACAGTCACCACCATTCTAATTGATCTAAATGGCTTCTGAACATATGAGAACAGAGAAGCCCTTGTCGCAAATGACAGTGAAAACTCTGCAGACCTTGATGATACCTGA